A part of Dermacentor variabilis isolate Ectoservices chromosome 10, ASM5094787v1, whole genome shotgun sequence genomic DNA contains:
- the LOC142560276 gene encoding pancreatic lipase-related protein 2-like, with translation MNFLPILMALYGLKSPDGDDSEVMGRSNLRQAAPHHYELRSNVVLDDPAYMYGELSKEDFGDIALSVKRTEETTYFAYSAAAKPLTFPDLPGPFDISGNLKYFVPQSPDKVKPRFLLHSNKASDPGKLLFETSLDLGGFNTMASLVDPGQKLYIIVHGFLSSAKTNWMQDMKDQILDKENASVILVDWSKGCGSVLGYSTAAANTRIVARSLASLVKTLADAGAVKPELVHYIGHSLGAQTGGFFGKDVKQLTGKLVGRITGLDPAGPLFESYGVHLTKDDATFVDVLHTSVGRGWTDVVQGRLGMSTSCGHVDFYPNGGREQPGCWRFSSCSHSKATEFYAESVRECDFPTRSCKSYADFVAGKCAPSCEDGRTCGHMGHPARVPLAGDHFTKTTKQQCPPRAVGYNLRVQIAPRRMDPDATLVNSLGRSAKILLEEATPEERRELMDALREEMAVRTGQRSPYDGQPWE, from the exons ATGAACTTCCTACCCATACTGATGGCTTTGTATG GATTGAAGTCTCCGGATGGAGACGACTCGGAAGTGATGGGCCGCAGCAACCTGCGGCAGGCGGCGCCGCACCACTACGAGCTGCGATCGAACGTCGTGCTGGACGACCCGGCGTACATGTACGGCGAGCTGAGCAAAGAAGACTTCGGCGACATCGCGCTCTCGGTGAAGCGTACCGAGGAGACGACCTACTTCGCCTACTCCGCAGCGGCGAAGCCACTGACCTTTCCGGATCTGCCCGGACCCTTCGACATCTCCGGAAACCTCAAGTACTTCGTGCCCCAGAGCCCGGACAAG GTGAAGCCCCGGTTCCTGCTGCATTCCAACAAGGCCTCGGATCCCGGCAAGCTTCTCTTCGAGACGAGCTTGGATTTGGGGGGTTTCAACACGATGGCATCGCTGGTTGATCCCGGCCAGAAGCTTTACATCATCGtgcacggcttcctgagcagcgCCAAGACGAACTGGATGCAGGACATGAAGGACCAGATACTGGACAAG GAAAACGCGTCCGTCATTCTTGTTGACTGGAGCAAGGGTTGTGGCTCGGTTCTGGGCTACAGCACGGCGGCGGCTAACACGCGCATCGTGGCCCGCTCGCTGGCGTCGCTGGTCAAGACGCTGGCGGACGCCGGGGCGGTGAAGCCCGAGCTCGTCCACTACATCGGCCACAGCCTGGGCGCCCAGACGGGAGGCTTCTTCGGCAAGGACGTCAAGCAGCTCACGGGAAAACTCGTCGGACGCATCACCG GTCTGGACCCCGCAGGACCGCTGTTCGAGTCTTACGGCGTCCATCTGACAAAAGACGACGCCACCTTCGTGGATGTGCTGCACACGAGCGTCGGCCGCGGATGGACGGACGTGGTCCAGGGCAGGCTGGGAATGAGCACCAGTTGCGGACACGTGGACTTCTACCCGAACGGCGGCAGAGAGCAACCGGGCTGCTGGAGATTCAGCT CCTGCTCGCACTCCAAGGCCACCGAGTTCTACGCCGAGTCGGTGCGCGAGTGCGACTTCCCGACGCGCTCGTGCAAGAGCTACGCCGACTTCGTGGCCGGCAAGTGCGCGCCCAGCTGCGAGGACGGCCGCACCTGCGGTCACATGGGCCACCCGGCCAGAGTGCCGCTGGCCGGCGACCACTTCACGAAGACCACGAAGCAGCAGTGCCCGCCCAGGGCCGTCGGCTACAACCTGCGGGTGCAGATCGCGCCTCGGAGAATGGACCCGGACGCGACGCTGGTGAACTCGCTGGGACGCTCGGCGAAGATCCTGCTCGAAGAGGCCACGCCCGAAGAACGTCGGGAACTGATGGACGCGCTCAGAGAGGAGATGGCTGTGCGCACCGGTCAGCGGTCCCCGTATGATGGACAACCGTGGGAATGA